The following coding sequences are from one bacterium window:
- a CDS encoding efflux RND transporter periplasmic adaptor subunit, which translates to MEKRERPFAKIFTPPPSVRVCFILGLTLGGHLLLLAGPRIADAQRQRTNRPISVNVQKAEEGQIGRRVTATGTLFAQSDVKLMAQAEGRVLEVLVREGDRVRKGQVLARFDDTLIRIELALAESERAAVRARRKKMEAGFLPEEIAAVVAEVSQARAALDRTRAEVAATRARLKEAESNAQSLESLYKRGVVSRLEWIKVTAELNRARAEVNERQARLAEDSARIRVVEERLKIKRIGSRPEDVEAARAEEQKAIHKVQFLRVRLGYFQIQSPISGVVAERNIEPGDLAVEKAHVLSLAHIRTLRLRARVSELDLPALRVGQEVVIQVDAYPDRHFRGKLTRLFPRVDPQSRQVMAEVELSNADYVLRPGLLARLTFEPVLGAVTIVLPVSAVEWDASGDQKKGFVYVLSPDPRGKVGKTPGRPRGAGVAQASEPPQPGGKSTGFIVRRRAVRFGGQASQKIQILEGLKTGEQVVISAISSLRDGQPVRVVGP; encoded by the coding sequence TGGCGGGACCCCGAATCGCGGATGCCCAGCGGCAACGCACGAATCGCCCCATCTCCGTAAATGTACAGAAAGCCGAAGAGGGCCAAATCGGCCGGCGCGTGACCGCCACGGGAACGCTCTTTGCGCAAAGCGATGTGAAGCTCATGGCCCAGGCGGAGGGCCGGGTGCTGGAGGTTCTTGTCCGTGAGGGCGACCGGGTCCGTAAGGGACAGGTTCTTGCCCGGTTCGATGACACCCTGATCCGGATCGAGCTGGCCTTGGCCGAGAGCGAGCGGGCCGCCGTTCGCGCGAGAAGAAAAAAGATGGAGGCGGGTTTTCTCCCCGAGGAGATTGCGGCGGTGGTGGCCGAAGTATCGCAGGCGCGCGCCGCCCTGGATCGTACCCGCGCCGAGGTGGCCGCGACCCGGGCCCGTTTGAAGGAAGCGGAATCCAACGCCCAATCGCTGGAATCTCTCTACAAGCGCGGCGTGGTGAGCCGGCTCGAATGGATCAAGGTGACCGCCGAGCTGAACCGCGCCCGCGCCGAGGTGAACGAGCGGCAGGCCCGCCTCGCGGAGGATTCCGCGCGGATCCGGGTCGTCGAGGAGCGCCTGAAGATCAAGCGAATCGGTAGCCGCCCCGAGGATGTGGAGGCCGCCCGCGCCGAGGAGCAAAAGGCCATCCACAAGGTGCAGTTCCTTCGGGTTCGTCTGGGATATTTTCAGATCCAATCTCCCATATCGGGTGTTGTCGCGGAGCGGAACATCGAGCCAGGCGATCTCGCGGTGGAAAAGGCCCATGTCCTGAGCCTGGCGCACATTCGAACCCTCCGGCTCCGGGCCCGCGTGAGCGAGCTCGATCTTCCGGCGCTGCGCGTGGGACAGGAGGTAGTGATTCAAGTGGATGCCTATCCCGATCGCCACTTCCGCGGAAAGCTCACCCGTCTCTTCCCGAGGGTAGACCCGCAGTCCCGGCAGGTTATGGCCGAGGTCGAATTGTCGAACGCCGACTACGTTTTGCGGCCCGGTCTTCTGGCGCGCCTGACTTTCGAGCCGGTCCTCGGAGCGGTGACCATCGTTCTTCCGGTGAGCGCGGTGGAGTGGGATGCGTCGGGCGATCAGAAAAAGGGCTTTGTCTACGTTCTCTCGCCCGATCCGCGGGGGAAAGTGGGGAAAACGCCGGGCCGCCCGCGCGGAGCCGGTGTGGCGCAGGCGAGCGAGCCGCCCCAGCCGGGGGGGAAATCCACCGGCTTCATCGTACGGCGGCGCGCCGTCCGCTTCGGCGGCCAGGCGTCCCAGAAGATTCAAATCCTGGAAGGGCTGAAGACGGGGGAGCAGGTGGTGATCAGCGCGATTTCCAGCCTGCGGGATGGCCAGCCGGTGCGGGTGGTCGGCCCATAG